The following proteins are encoded in a genomic region of Ornithodoros turicata isolate Travis chromosome 6, ASM3712646v1, whole genome shotgun sequence:
- the LOC135398838 gene encoding N-acetyltransferase ESCO2-like: MYRSTVDDPVDCSIEPPSFYSKNSDYKNPLERKRLRALNPEPNNRETTKADEVERSPPKKYATKTRKIKTASKSSRKMSSAKKTSTKPETKLQEKNAEKTIVIPLQCHSNNVQENDGPPAKKRRFFSGPPRTALEATKRVVCHFKKSWNSGFSVRPATAPKVSRPTRIRPSSTQDPGEICTATPTKESDNQMPPCKEDSACSGNQKHVIEQDQNWNVQDEKENDATQHVRTTPLLARTMPCMKQAPDKIPTKSTFARNQASSNEVHDRAEIKAQSVNVTLTIPNASSTATGIHAQKQPSDIDTRKSSVVCIGEADDLTLNAGSANSVGAERPLFPVFCKKAREKTSDGTGTKTIQTKFQKKFLRAALDPLQLIIDAGQQKFGAVTCPACGMTYSAGDADDEVAHLQYHQKELGTVKFLGWKNEHVVDVGLTSDSRIVMVRPSDKKHMLDKVKDIRKRVERDLGPEAEAERKAELSHFIYVKQKEVVGYLSAASITEAYRVVRRRGAKSSESMTYDPEPVAACCGVSRIWVADSHRRKKVATKLLDCLRKRFFHGELVDPRQLAFSVPSAMGQRLAASYCKTEEFLIYW; this comes from the exons atgtaccgcaGCACAGTGGATGACCCTGTAGATTGCTCCATCGAGCCTCCGAGTTTTTATTCCAAAAACAGCGACTATAAAAACCCACTGGAACGGAAGCGTCTCCGTGCTCTAAATCCCGAACCTAATAATCGTGAAACAACAAAAGCGGATGAGGTCGAAAGGTCCCCTCCAAAGAAATACGCGACAAAGACGCGAAAGATCAAAACAGCCTCGAAAAGTTCAAGAAAGATGTCATCTGCGAAAAAAACAAGCACAAAACCGGAGACGAAGCTTCAAGAAAAGAACGCGGAGAAAACGATAGTAATACCTCTTCAGTGCCACTCTAACAACGTTCAGGAAAACGACGGACCACCGGCGAAAAAACGCAGGTTTTTCTCAGGACCGCCACGGACCGCACTGGAAGCTACAAAACGCGTCGTCTGCCATTTTAAAAAGAGCTGGAATTCCGGATTCTCGGTGAGGCCAGCGACAGCTCCGAAAGTTTCTCGTCCAACTCGAATTCGTCCTTCGTCAACTCAAGATCCGGGCGAAATTTGTACGGCAACTCCGACAAAGGAATCGGATAATCAGATGCCACCATGCAAGGAAGACTCGGCGTGTAGTGGCAATCAGAAACACGTGATCGAACAGGATCAAAACTGGAACGTGCAGGATGAGAAAGAAAACGATGCAACGCAACATGTTAGAACCACCCCGCTGCTTGCACGCACCATGCCATGCATGAAGCAAGCCCCGGATAAAATTCCGACAAAATCCACCTTTGCCAGGAATCAAGCCTCCTCAAATGAAGTACACGATCGGgcagaaattaaagcgcagtctGTCAACGTAACTCTGACGATTCCTAATGCGTCTTCAACTGCAACAGGCATCCATGCACAGAAGCAGCCATCAGACATAGACACCAGAAAGTCCAGTGTTGTCTGCATCGGTGAAGCGGATGATTTGACACTCAACGCCGGGTCTGCAAATAGCGTGGGAGCAGAACGACCGTTGTTTCCAGTTTTTTGCAAGAAGGCGCGGGAAAAGACGTCTGACGGAACGGGTACGAAAACGATCCAGACCAAGTTCCAAAAGAAGTTCCTTCGTGCAGCGTTGGATCCACTGCAGCTGATAATCGATGCTGGACAACAGAAATTTGGAGCCGTTACGTGTCCAGCATGCGGCATGACCTACAGTGCGGGTGATGCAGACGACGAGGTTGCCCACCTACAATACCATCAGAAGGAGTTGGGCACCGTCAAGTTTTTG GGCTGGAAGAACGAGCATGTGGTGGACGTCGGCCTCACTTCCGACAGCCGTATTGTGATGGTTCGGCCGTCCGACAAGAAGCACATGCTCGACAAAGTTAAAGACATTCGGAAACGTGTCGAGAG GGACCTCGGACCTGAGGCCGAAGCAGAACGGAAAGCAGAACTGTCCCACTTCATCTACGTCAAACAGAAAGAAGTCGTTGGATATCTTTCCGCCGCGTCCATAACCGAG GCATACAGGGTCGTGCGGCGCAGGGGAGCCAAGAGCTCGGAAAGCATGACTTACGATCCCGAGCCCGTAGCAGCGTGCTGCGGTGTATCGCGTATCTGGGTCGCCGATTCGCACAGAAGGAAAAAGGTCGCCACAAAGTTGTTGGACTGCCTCAG GAAACGCTTTTTCCACGGGGAACTGGTCGACCCTAGGCAACTGGCATTTTCTGTGCCTTCAGCGATGGGACAGAGATTGGCTGCGTCGTACTGTAAAACGGAGGAATTTCTTATTTATTGGTAG